In Quadrisphaera sp. RL12-1S, the genomic stretch CCCCCGCGGTGGCGGGCGCCACCTGGCCGCGCACCCGGCGTCCGGCGGTCCGGGCCAGGGCCGCGCCCGCGGCGTCGGCGTGGCGGTCCTCCTCGGCGTCGCCGCGGCGCCCGGGCTGCTCCCCCGGCAGGCCGTAGCCGTCCTCCAGGTCCAGGCGCAGGTCGGCCACCGGGCGCGTGCGGAGCAGCTCCAGCAGCCGCTCGCGCACGTCGTCGTCGACCTCCAGGCCGGTCGCCGCGGCCAGCGCCGGAGCGTCCGGGGCGTGGCGGGCCAGCAGGCCCAGGGCGCGACGGCCCCACTCCTGCGCCGTGCCGTCGTCCCCGGCGTCGGCCGGGACGTACACGGTGTGCACTGGCTGCGGCACTGGCTGCTGACCGCTGAGCACCGGCTGCTGGCCGCCCGGCACCGGCTCCGCCGAGAGCGCGGCGTCGACGTCGGCCAGCTGGTCGTCGAGGCGGCGCGCGAGCGCGTCGAGGTCGAGGCTCACCGGCGGGTGATCGTCCCCTCGATGAGGCCGTAGGGCCTGTCGTCGGCGTGGTAGACGGCGTCGGGGTTGTCCAGGCCGAAGCGCGAGAGGTCCTGCAGGAAGTGGTGCTTGTTGGGCAGCGACAGCCGCACCTCGGCCAGCTCGGGACGGGCGTCCAGGACGGCGGTGCCCATGGCGTGCAGGGTCTGCTGCAGCGCCAGGGAGCGGTGCCCGGCGAAGGCCTCCAGCAGCGCCGCCAGCGCGCCGGCCTTGACGGCCGCGTGGTCGGCGCCGTCCGCGGCGCCCTCGGCGTACCGCCAGCGGGCGGTGACCTGGGTGGCGAGGATCCGCTCGTGGGTCTCGGCGAGCGTGGTGAAGCGCTCCCGCAGGAAGCCGTGGTACTCCGAGTCCGTGGTCTTGAGCACCACCAGCTCGTCGACGCCGCCGGACAGCTGCGGCTGCCCGCCGCGCGGGAGCTCCAGCTCGGCGACCACCACGTGCGAGCCGGCGCGCGAGAACGCGTGCCCCCCGCCGCCGAGCGCCGTCCACGGGAACTGCTCGACCACCACGCGTGCCACGTCGGCGTGCGGGCTGGCAGCCAGCAGCTGGCGGGCCAGCGCCAGCGCGAACTCCTCCGGCTCCCCCACCCCGGTCTCCCGGGCCAGCCCGAAGACGGTGTTCTTCTGCGCGTCGGTGGTGAGCACGCGCGCGTTGTCGCCGTCGGTGTAGGCCGGGCCGAAGTCGCCGCGCAGCGCGGTGGTGACGTTGAGGTCGCGGACCGCGTGCAGGGGGCCGGAGCGGTCCACGTGCACCACGCGGACCTCGGCCTTGCCGTACTGGTTCCAGGTGAGGTCGTAGCTCATCGAGGTGCTCAGCTCCCGCGGTAGGTGGTGTAGCCGAAGGGGGACAGCAGCAGCGGCACGTGCAGGCGGCGCTGACCGTCGGACCCGCCCTCGGGGACGACGACGACGACGGCGACCTCCGGGAAGAAGCCGCTGCGCCCGGAGGTGTCGAACAGCAGGCGGTAGGTGCCCGGCTCGGGGTCGTCGTGCAGGAGCGCAGCGCGCCCGTCGTCGTCGGTGGTGGCCGTGACCAGCGGGGCCCACGCGTCGCCGGTCCGCAGGGACAGCGAGACCGGCACCCCCGCGGCGGGCGCGCCGGAGGCGGTGTCCAGGACGTGCGTGCTCAGCCCCACATCGGCTCCATGCGGCGGAGGCTAGCCGCGGATCAGGCCGTGAGGGCGGCCTGGAGCCGAAGCAGCGCGATCTGCCGCAGCTGGTCGCCCGCGACCTCCAGCTCCGCGGCGGCGTCGTTGGCGAGCCGCGCCTCCAGGGCGGCGAGCACCTCCTCGGAGGACAGGCCCGCGGCGCGCACGAGGAACACGTGGCCGAAGCGCGCCTCGTAGGCGGCGTTGCCGGCGGCGAGGCGCTCGGTGGTCTCGGCGTCCCGGGAGACCCCGGACTGCTCCAGGCGCGACATCCGCTCGTGGGCGCTGTCGCCGGTGGGGCGCTCCCCGATGCGCGGGTGGGTCTGCAGCGCGGCGAGGACGGCCTCGGGGGGCAGGGCGCGCGCGGCGGCGTCGGCCTGCTCCAGCAGCGCCTCGACGTCGGGGTAGGGGGCGCCGTCCAGCACGCTCGCCACCCACAGCGGGGCGTCCAGGCACGCGGCCAGCGCCTGCGCCTCGGACCCGGAGGGCGGCGTGCGTCCGAGCAGGACGTCGATCAGCGGCATGCCCGGAGGCTAGGGCAGGGCCGGGGCCTCAGGAGGAGCCGGAGGCGGCCCGGCACGCCGCGACCTGGCCGGGAAGCTGCTCGCGCAGCGGCTGCAGGCCGTCGATGATCTGGTCCAGGCTGACGGCGTCGAGCTCGGCGAGGGCGCCCCCGGCCCGGTCGACGGCGTCCAGGGCCTGCTGGGCCGCCTCGCCGGCCTGGACGCAGGCCTGCGGGACCGGCACCGGCGCACCGCTGGCGGCCGCCTCCGACGGCGAGGACGACGCCGCCGACGACGACGACGGCGCCGCGGCGGTCCCCGGCTGCTCCGGCTGCCCCGGGACCAGCACCCTCCCGGCGGCGAGCCCCGCCCCGAACAGGACCACCCCCGCCACCAGCAGCAGCACCCAGCGGGGCACCCCCGCGCGGCGGCGCGGCGGCCGCTCCCCAGGCTCCACAGACCGCCCCCGTCGTCCTCGCGAGCGCGCGCCGCCCCCGTGGTCCGCCCACCATAGGGTCGACACCGGCGGAGGGAGACCCGTGCGCGTCGTGAGGGCGATCGCCCGGGGGTACCGCTCCGCGGTGGTCCGCGGCCGCTGGGTGGTGCTCGTCGCCTGGGTGGGCCTGGTGGCGGCGGTGCTCCTGCTGGTGCCCGTGGGCGACCTGGCCGGGTCACGGGGCGGGTTCAACGACCTGCTGCCGGAGGACAGCCCCGCCGTGCAGGCCGCGCAGCGCTCGCTGGCGGAGTTCGGGGTCCCGGTGACGTCCGGCACGGCCGTGGTGCTGCACGACCCGGCCGGCCTGGACCCCCTGACGCGGGCCCACGCCGTGGTCAGGGCGCTGGCGGTGCTGCAGGAGGCGAGGGCCCGGGAGGCCGCCGGCGGGGCGGTCCCGCCCAACCAGCTGGTCGGCGCGGTGCCGGTGCCCCTGGTGGCCGCCGACACGTCGGTCACCTACCTGTTCGCCTCCCCCGGCTCCTCCCTGGGCGGCACGACCAACGCCGCGCAGGCCTACGCCGACCACTTCACAGCCACCGACCTGCCGGGCGTGCAGACGGCGGTCACGGGGTTCGTCCCCGCCCAGCGCGCCCAGGCGGACGTGCTGCGCGCGCACCTGAGCACGTTCGAGCTCGCCAGCCTGGCGCTGGTCGTCGTCCTGGTGGCGCTGATCTTCCGCTCCCCGGTCGCCTCGCTGGTGGTGCTGGGCGTGGCCGCGGGCGCCCTGCTCGTCTACTTCCCCCTCCTCACCCGGCTGGCCACCGAGCTCGGGTTCGCGGTGCCCGCGGAGCTGCAGCCGGTGCTCGCCGCGCTGCTCATCGGGGTGGTCACGGACTACTGCGTGCTGTTCTTCCACGCCTTCCGGGAGGGGCTGTCGCAGGGGCGCGGGGTGCACGAGTCGGTGCGGCGGACCATGGCCGCCGACGCGCCCGTGGTGGCGGTGGCCGGGGTGACGGTGGCCGTGGGCACCCTGGCGCTGCTCGTCAGCCCGTTCCGCCTCTTCGCGGCGCTCGGCCCGGCGCTGGCCTTCACGGTGCTGGTGGGGGCCGTGGCCGCGCTGGTGCTGGCCCCGGCACTCATGGCCGTCCTGGGCCACCGCCTGTTCCGGCTGCGCGGGAAGGTCCCCGTGACGCGTCCCCTGGAGGCCGCGGACGCCGCTCCGCCGCGCGAGGGCGAGGCGGACCGCGGCTCGGGCGGCTGGCTGGGGCGCGCGCTGGTGGGGGTGCTCACGCACCGCGCGGGCGCCGTCGTCGCCGTCGTCCTGGTCACCGGGGCGCTGCTCGCGGCGGCGGCGCCGCTGCGCCACGCGACCCTGTCGATGTCGTTCACCGCGGGCCTGCCCGCGAGCGACCCGGTCGCCCAGGGGGCGGCGCTGCTCGACCGGGCCGGGCTGGCCGGGCTGTCGGCCCCCACCGAGGTGCTCGTGGAGGGTCCGGGGGTGACGGCGCAGCGCGACGCCCTCGCGCGGCTGCAGGCGGGGCTGGCCACCCAGCGGGGGGTGGTGCGCGTCATCGGGCCCGCCGACCTGCCGGTCAGCGACGACCGGCTCGGCCTGGTGCTGGCCCGCAGCGGCGACGCGGCGCGGTTCGTGGTGGTGCTCGACAGCGACCCGCTGGCGGCCACCGCCATCGCCGACGTGCGCGCCCTGCGCGCGCAGCTGCCGGCCCTCGTCGCCGCCTCGGGCCTGCAGGGGGCGACGCCGTCCGTGACGGGCCAGACGCGGATCGCGAGCGAGGTGGCGGACCTGACGGTGCGCAGCCTGCTGGTCACGCTGGTGGTGGCCTTCGCGCTGCAGCTGCTGGTGCTCGCGGTCTACCTGCGCTCGCTGGTCACCCCGCTGGTGGTGCTCGCCGCGAGCCTGGTGAGCATGGGCTCGGCGCTCGGGCTGACGGTGCTGGTGTTCCAGGACTGGATGGGCCAGCCGGGGCTGACCTTCTACGCGCCCTTCGCGACGGCGGTCCTGCTCCTCGCGCTGGGCGCGGACTACAGCGTCTTCGCCATCGGGGGCATCTGGGAGGAGGCCCGCCGGCACCCGCTGCGCCGCGCGATCGCCGTGGCCGTGCCCCGCTCGGCGGGGGCCATCACCGCCGCCGGGGTCATCCTGGCCTCGACGTTCGCGCTGGTCGGCGTGATCCCCCTGGTGACGTTCCGGCAGATCGCCTTCACCATGGCCGCGGGGCTCCTGGTGGACACCCTGCTCGTGCGCCCGCTGCTCATGCCCGCCGCGCTGTCGCTCCTGGGCCGCTGGGCCGGCTGGCCCGGGGGCCGGACGGCGCTGACCGAGCGCGGCCGCCTGGTGGCCGCGCCGTGAGCCGGGGTGGCCGGCGCGCCCTGGGCTGGCTGGTCGTGGTGGCCGTGCTGCTCGGCGGCGCCCTGGTGGCGGCCCCCGTCCTCGACGGCGCGGCGCGCACCGCCGCGCAGGAGCGGGCGGCGGCCGAGGTCGCGCGCTCCTCGGGGGCTGCCGGCGCCACGGTCACCGTGGGCGGCGGGTGGTTCCTGCCCCAGGTGGTCCGGGGCCGCTACCCGCAGGTGCGGCTCGACCTGCGCGAGGTCCCCACCCAGCAGCTGACCCTCGCGCGGGTGGTGGTGGACGCCTCCGACGTGGAGCTGTCGACGCCGGACCTGCTGCAGGGGCGGGTGACGGGCACCGCCGCCGCGAGCCGCACCTCCGCCACCGTCTCCTACGACGTACTGGACGCGGTGCTCGCCCGGCGCAGCCCGCCGCTGCGGGTGGCCCCGGAGACCGGCGGCGACCGCCTCCGGGTGACCGGCTCGGAGCGGGTGCTGGGCCGCGACGTCGCGCTCTCGGGGTGGGTGGACCTCGAGGTGGACGCGGAGAGCTCACCGCCGGTGCTGCGGGCGGTCCCGGACGAGCTGGACGTCGACGACGGCCTCCTCGACAGCCTGTCGGGCTCGGTGCTGCGGCGCCTGCGGGGGCTGCTCGCCTTCGACGTGCCGCTGGGCGAGCTGCCCGACGGGCAGCGGGTGACGGGGGTCCAGGTGCGCGGTGACGGGGTGGTCGTCGACACGCAGGGTGAGGGCATCGTTGTCGGATCGTGATCGTCAACCGGGGCCCCCAGGTGGTCGATCGCTTGTGAAGGAGGTAACAAGGACGTCGTGACCACCATCCCCGCTCCCCTGCGGCCGACCGCCGGCGCGCTCCCCGGCCCCGTGTCGGTGCAGCGGGCTGTCGGCGCTCTGGTCGCGCGCTGGCCCGTCCTGGCCGGTGCGGGGCTGCTGGTGGTGGTGCTCGACGTGCTGCTGGGCGGCCCGCTCAGCACCGTGCTCGACGTGCGGGTGAACCGGTGGATGGCGGCGCTGCCGCACACCGGGCCCGACCTGGTGCTCGCCCACGTGCTCGACCACACCGGCAAGATCACCGTCGTGGCGCCCCTCCTGCTCGTGGTGGCGGGCCTGGGCTCCTGGCGCCGCCGCAGCTGGAGCTCGCTGGTGACGGCCGGCGGCACCCTGTTCGTGATGCTCTCGGTGCTGGCCGTGGTCAAGTTCGGTCTGGCTCGCGGCCTGGCCGTCAACGGGGACCCCTCGCTGCTGGTGCCCGGCGGCCAGTCCTTCCCGTCGGGCCACGCGGCGCAGGCCGCCGTCACCGCCGGGCTGCTCGTGGCGCTGCTGCCGCGCCTGACCGGGCGGCCGCTGCGGCGCTCCACGGCGCTGCTCGTGGTGGCCGTGCCCTGCTCGGTGATGACGTCGGTGTCGCTGTACCTCGGGTTCCACTGGACCACCGACCTCGTCGCGGGGACGCTGGTGGGGCTCCTGGCCGCCCGCGCGGGGCTGGCCGTCGAGCGGCGCTGCGAGCGCCGCCGGGCGGTCCGCCGCCTGGGCGCGCCGCCGCTGCGGCTGGTCACCGCCCCGTTCGACGTCGACCTCGAGCGCAGCCGCGTCGCCACCAGCACCGGCCAGACGCTCATCGTTGCCCGATCGTGACTCCCGGCGACGGAAGCTGACAGGTTCTGTTCATGTGAAACGGGTAACAAGGAACTGTGACGACTGATCCGATGCCGTTCGGCTCGCGCGCGGCAGCGCTGCGCGGGACCGGCGAGCACCGCGAGGCCGCGGCCGCCTGGCTGGCCGTGCGCTGGCCGCTGCTGGCCGGTGTCGCGCTGCTCGGCGTCCTGCTGGACCTCCTCCTGGGGGGCCCGCTGACCACCGTCGCCGACGTCCGCGTCCACGCCTGGATGGCCGCCCGCCCCCACACCGGTCCCGACCTCGCCCTGGCGCACGTCCTCGACCACACCGGGCAGCGCGGCATCGTCACGCCGATCGTGCTGCTCGTGGCCGTCTGGGTCCGACGTCGCACCGGCAGCTGGTCGTCAGTGTGGCTCGTGCTCGGCACGATCTTCGCGATGAACCTCGTCATCGCCGCGGCCAAGTTCTCCCTGGCCCGCGGCCTGGCCGTCGACGGGGACCCGTCCCTGTTCCTGCCGGGCGGTCAGGCGTTCCCGTCCGGCCACGCGGCCAACGCCTCGTCCGCCGCGGCGCTGCTCGTCGTCCTGCTGGCCCGCGGCCGCGGCGTGCGCCTGCGCCGCTCCACCGCGCTGGTGGTGGTGCTGGTCCCGAGCGCGGTCATGACGGTGGTGTCGCTCTACCTGGGCTTCCACTGGTTCAGCGACCTCATCGCCGGCACGCTGCTGGGCGCCCTGGTCGTGTGGGCGGGGGTGCGGGTGGAGCGCCGCACCGGCCCCGAGCTCCGCCGTCGCCGGACCCGCCGGCGCATCGGCATCCCGCCGCTGCACGCCCTGCAGCCGGCCGGGCACGCCCTGGACGACCCGTTCGAGGTCGACCTCCCCGCGGAGCTGCCCGCTCGGCTAGCGTCGGCCCGTGCTGCTGACACCGCACGAGCAGGAACGCCTGATGCTCAGCTACGCCGCCGACCTGGCGCGACGGCGGCGTGAGCGCGGGCTGAGGCTCAACCACCCCGAGGCGGTCGCCGTCATCACCTCCTTCCTGCTGGAGGGGGCCCGTGACGGGCGCACGGTGGCCGACCTCATGTCGGCCGGCCGCGGCGTGCTGGCCCGCGAGGACGTCATGGACGGCGTCCCGGAGATGCTCCACGAGGTGCAGGTCGAGGCGACCTTCCCCGACGGCACCAAGCTCGTCACCGTCCACGAGCCGATCCCGTGATCCCCGGAGAGGTCCTGGTGGCCGCCGCCGAGCCCGTCACCACGCTGCCGGGCGCCCCGCGCACCACCCTC encodes the following:
- the pucL gene encoding factor-independent urate hydroxylase, whose amino-acid sequence is MSYDLTWNQYGKAEVRVVHVDRSGPLHAVRDLNVTTALRGDFGPAYTDGDNARVLTTDAQKNTVFGLARETGVGEPEEFALALARQLLAASPHADVARVVVEQFPWTALGGGGHAFSRAGSHVVVAELELPRGGQPQLSGGVDELVVLKTTDSEYHGFLRERFTTLAETHERILATQVTARWRYAEGAADGADHAAVKAGALAALLEAFAGHRSLALQQTLHAMGTAVLDARPELAEVRLSLPNKHHFLQDLSRFGLDNPDAVYHADDRPYGLIEGTITRR
- the uraH gene encoding hydroxyisourate hydrolase; this encodes MGLSTHVLDTASGAPAAGVPVSLSLRTGDAWAPLVTATTDDDGRAALLHDDPEPGTYRLLFDTSGRSGFFPEVAVVVVVPEGGSDGQRRLHVPLLLSPFGYTTYRGS
- the uraD gene encoding 2-oxo-4-hydroxy-4-carboxy-5-ureidoimidazoline decarboxylase, coding for MPLIDVLLGRTPPSGSEAQALAACLDAPLWVASVLDGAPYPDVEALLEQADAAARALPPEAVLAALQTHPRIGERPTGDSAHERMSRLEQSGVSRDAETTERLAAGNAAYEARFGHVFLVRAAGLSSEEVLAALEARLANDAAAELEVAGDQLRQIALLRLQAALTA
- a CDS encoding MMPL family transporter, producing the protein MRVVRAIARGYRSAVVRGRWVVLVAWVGLVAAVLLLVPVGDLAGSRGGFNDLLPEDSPAVQAAQRSLAEFGVPVTSGTAVVLHDPAGLDPLTRAHAVVRALAVLQEARAREAAGGAVPPNQLVGAVPVPLVAADTSVTYLFASPGSSLGGTTNAAQAYADHFTATDLPGVQTAVTGFVPAQRAQADVLRAHLSTFELASLALVVVLVALIFRSPVASLVVLGVAAGALLVYFPLLTRLATELGFAVPAELQPVLAALLIGVVTDYCVLFFHAFREGLSQGRGVHESVRRTMAADAPVVAVAGVTVAVGTLALLVSPFRLFAALGPALAFTVLVGAVAALVLAPALMAVLGHRLFRLRGKVPVTRPLEAADAAPPREGEADRGSGGWLGRALVGVLTHRAGAVVAVVLVTGALLAAAAPLRHATLSMSFTAGLPASDPVAQGAALLDRAGLAGLSAPTEVLVEGPGVTAQRDALARLQAGLATQRGVVRVIGPADLPVSDDRLGLVLARSGDAARFVVVLDSDPLAATAIADVRALRAQLPALVAASGLQGATPSVTGQTRIASEVADLTVRSLLVTLVVAFALQLLVLAVYLRSLVTPLVVLAASLVSMGSALGLTVLVFQDWMGQPGLTFYAPFATAVLLLALGADYSVFAIGGIWEEARRHPLRRAIAVAVPRSAGAITAAGVILASTFALVGVIPLVTFRQIAFTMAAGLLVDTLLVRPLLMPAALSLLGRWAGWPGGRTALTERGRLVAAP
- a CDS encoding LmeA family phospholipid-binding protein, with the translated sequence MSRGGRRALGWLVVVAVLLGGALVAAPVLDGAARTAAQERAAAEVARSSGAAGATVTVGGGWFLPQVVRGRYPQVRLDLREVPTQQLTLARVVVDASDVELSTPDLLQGRVTGTAAASRTSATVSYDVLDAVLARRSPPLRVAPETGGDRLRVTGSERVLGRDVALSGWVDLEVDAESSPPVLRAVPDELDVDDGLLDSLSGSVLRRLRGLLAFDVPLGELPDGQRVTGVQVRGDGVVVDTQGEGIVVGS
- a CDS encoding phosphatase PAP2 family protein, with amino-acid sequence MTTIPAPLRPTAGALPGPVSVQRAVGALVARWPVLAGAGLLVVVLDVLLGGPLSTVLDVRVNRWMAALPHTGPDLVLAHVLDHTGKITVVAPLLLVVAGLGSWRRRSWSSLVTAGGTLFVMLSVLAVVKFGLARGLAVNGDPSLLVPGGQSFPSGHAAQAAVTAGLLVALLPRLTGRPLRRSTALLVVAVPCSVMTSVSLYLGFHWTTDLVAGTLVGLLAARAGLAVERRCERRRAVRRLGAPPLRLVTAPFDVDLERSRVATSTGQTLIVARS
- a CDS encoding phosphatase PAP2 family protein, with protein sequence MTTDPMPFGSRAAALRGTGEHREAAAAWLAVRWPLLAGVALLGVLLDLLLGGPLTTVADVRVHAWMAARPHTGPDLALAHVLDHTGQRGIVTPIVLLVAVWVRRRTGSWSSVWLVLGTIFAMNLVIAAAKFSLARGLAVDGDPSLFLPGGQAFPSGHAANASSAAALLVVLLARGRGVRLRRSTALVVVLVPSAVMTVVSLYLGFHWFSDLIAGTLLGALVVWAGVRVERRTGPELRRRRTRRRIGIPPLHALQPAGHALDDPFEVDLPAELPARLASARAADTARAGTPDAQLRRRPGATAA
- a CDS encoding urease subunit gamma, with protein sequence MLLTPHEQERLMLSYAADLARRRRERGLRLNHPEAVAVITSFLLEGARDGRTVADLMSAGRGVLAREDVMDGVPEMLHEVQVEATFPDGTKLVTVHEPIP